A portion of the Lolium rigidum isolate FL_2022 chromosome 1, APGP_CSIRO_Lrig_0.1, whole genome shotgun sequence genome contains these proteins:
- the LOC124655866 gene encoding uncharacterized protein LOC124655866, which translates to MDQGIAGGEMHDPASGASDEGGAWTGQKRPKHQCPSPTRDSGEIGGARTSSSSSDVHAGADHQEPSTEIARVIDMVAPRDELEENDIISDEEFLGYLKVLATRPAPITISARSLDKEEQRKLYGRLALYRARASKLARGVCVEDLDEVTLTKEYSPENLKALLADYEKDDAVDWYFDRNYSSLDDLGDYHRLVLREDGIRYFDWVTYRSSFTSYEIDEEYVKLFEEISKKIKWVKRYMECQLASSEWIEMNNRGFRQAVRIAAGFPRMSHFFALMAFKEHVSDVMFDYWQREDIDRLFFEIWKCMTEKKIDSTAALVEVNRQDIFPRYRRKIQFALDRSDISDLFLEFDTCVEGIPDDAAQDGARELITWAVWNKLNKPKMWHQYIIRKMEIAKHIGLYPQA; encoded by the exons ATGGATCAGGGTATCGCCGGAGGAGAGATGCACGATCCGGCGAGCGGCGCCAGTGATGAAGGAGGGGCATGGACGGGACAGAAGAGGCCCAAGCACCAATGCCCATCtcccaccagggattccggcgagaTTGGCGGTGCCCGTACTAGCTCATCATCCTCTGACGTTCATGCCGGCGCGGATCACCAAGAACCTTCCACCGAGATCGCGCGTGTCATTGACATGGTCGCACCAcgggatgagctggaggaaaATGACATTATCAGCGATGAGGAGTTCCTTGGATACCTCAAGGTTTTGGCCACCAGGCCTGCTCCTATCACCATCTCTGCGCGCAGTCTGGACAAGGAAGAGCAGCGCAAGCTCTATGGGCGCCTCGCTCTCTACCGTGCCAGGGCTTCCAAG TTGGCCCGAGGAGTTTGCGTAGAAGATCTGGACGAGGTGACACTGACAAAGGAGTACTCTCCGGAAAATCTCAAGGCCTTGCTTGCTGACTATGAGAAAGATGACGCTGTCGATTGGTACTTTGACCGTAACTACTCCTCGCTCGATGACTTGGGCGACTACCATCGCCTTGTCCTTAGAGAA GATGGTATAAGGTACTTCGATTGGGTGACATACCGCTCATCGTTTACTAGCTATGAAATTGATGAAGAGTATGTTAagctctttgaagaaatatcaaaGAAAATCAAG TGGGTTAAACGTTACATGGAATGTCAACTAGCATCTTCCGAG TGGATAGAGATGAACAATAGAGGATTCCGCCAAGCAGTGAGGATCGCGGCAGGCTTTCCACGCATGAGCCATTTTTTTGCTCTAATGGCCTTTAAG GAGCATGTGTCGGATGTGATGTTTGATTATTGGCAGCGTGAAGACATTGATCGTCTCTTTTTTGAGATTTGGAAGTGTATGACTGAGAAAAAG ATTGATTCCACAGCTGCTTTGGTCGAAGTCAATCGACAAGATATCTTCCCTCGATATCGAAGAAAAATCCAGTTTGCACTGGATCGTAGTGACATTTCTGATCTGTTTTTAGAG TTTGATACCTGCGTGGAAGGCATCCCTGATGAC GCAGCCCAGGATGGAGCACGTGAGCTGATTACATGGGCGGTTTGGAATAAG CTTAATAAACCGAAGATGTGGCACCAGTATATTATAAGGAAGATGGAGATTGCTAAACACATAGGCTTGTATCCACAA GCTTGA